The sequence below is a genomic window from Patescibacteria group bacterium.
TCACAAGGCAGTTTCCGATAGTGTTGCGCCTGCCACTAATTTTAGGGATGTTGGTGGTGCTTATAGGCTTCGTACCTTGGGTATTTGCATTCGGGCTCAGCACTAGCTGGCTTGGCCTCAGTTACGCATGGATGGGTGTCTGCGCGGCAATTCTCTTTGCTTATTGGCTACGAGCCTGGGTGGGTTGGCACTATAGTATATATGTTCTGACCAACCAACGATTATTGGTAGTAAAGCAAAACGGTTTCTTCACCAGAGAAGTAGCCGACTTAGCACTTCATAATATTCAAAATGTTAATTATTCTATCAAGGGGTTCCAGGGATCGCTGTTTGGTTTTGGCAGCCTGAGTATTGATACGCTATCGGGGGCCGGTGGCCTAGAGCTAAGGTATGTCCACAAGCCAGCCAAGCTACAAAAGCAAATTATGAACGAAGTACATAAGTACGGACCTGCCAATACCAAGGAGCAGGTGACAAAAAGCCCATAGCCGTGTAACATATTAACTATTAACAGAAAGGTTTTAAATCGTGCCTAAAGACCCAGACATCAAATCCAACTCCAAGACACCCGCCAAAGCCGCAACCGTAGCTAACAACAAACAAAAAGCTGGCGCCAAATCGGCACCCGAAAGTAAGCTCAAGGCTTCTGCCAAGCCATCTGCGAAGCAGCTTAGCTTTAAGGATAAGCTCAGTAAGATAGGCGTTAAAAAGGGGCCCAGTAAGAAGACTATTACGGCTGTTGGCGTAGGTTCACTGGTAGCACTAGTGCTGACAATAGCAGTATTTGGTGTAATGATATACAAATACAAGTCCGCCAATAGAGCGGTTAAGATAGCCAGTAAAGTGATACCATACCCTGTGGCAAGTGTTAATGGGAATTATATTTT
It includes:
- a CDS encoding PH domain-containing protein codes for the protein MQEHKRDRVKKRIAITGDEEDVVAVTRQFPIVLRLPLILGMLVVLIGFVPWVFAFGLSTSWLGLSYAWMGVCAAILFAYWLRAWVGWHYSIYVLTNQRLLVVKQNGFFTREVADLALHNIQNVNYSIKGFQGSLFGFGSLSIDTLSGAGGLELRYVHKPAKLQKQIMNEVHKYGPANTKEQVTKSP